Proteins encoded in a region of the Prunus persica cultivar Lovell chromosome G4, Prunus_persica_NCBIv2, whole genome shotgun sequence genome:
- the LOC18778941 gene encoding cytochrome P450 710A11: protein MSTPTHTQKSPQAKKMSFLLNKMMITSLLPFTPYLLSLLLFLLLLEQISYLTKKRTAPGPPVVLPFLGNAILLVRNPTRFWDRQSALAKSSPLGFSSNYVIGKFILFIRDTHLSHKIFANVRPDAFALVGHPFGKKLFGDHNLIYMTGQEHKDLRRRIAPNFTPKALSTYTALQQIIILHHLQNWLRLSSQALPDPITLRFLVRDMNLETSQTVFVGPYLSPAAREKFKSDYNLFNVGLMKLPIDLPGTAFRNARLAVSRLVETLSVCAERSKARMEIANSEPTCLIDFWMHETVQELRNAAQAGSPEPAVISEVEIGAHLFDFLFAAQDASTSSLLWAVTLLDSHPEVLAKVREEVAGIWSPDSDSLITAEQLSRMKYTHAVGREVVRYRAPATMVPHIASIDFPLTETYTIPKGTIVFPSAYESCLQGFSDPERFDPDRFSDERQEDRIYKRNYLAFGAGAHQCVGQRYALNHLVLFIAMFCTLIDFKRQRTDGCDDIEFVPTICPKDDCKVFLSPRCTRLPSL, encoded by the coding sequence ATGTCCACTCCCACGCATACACAGAAAAGCCCTCAAGCAAAGAAAATGAGCTTCCTCTTGAACAAGATGATGATCACTTCACTCCTTCCGTTCACCCCCTACCTCCTCTCCcttctcctcttcctcctcctcctcgaaCAAATATCCTACCTCACCAAAAAACGCACAGCGCCGGGCCCACCCGTCGTCCTCCCATTCCTTGGCAACGCAATCTTGCTGGTCCGCAACCCGACCCGCTTCTGGGACCGCCAATCCGCTCTCGCCAAGTCATCCCCACTCGGCTTCTCCTCCAACTACGTCATCGGAAAATTCATCCTCTTCATCCGTGACACCCATCTCTCGCACAAAATATTCGCCAACGTCCGCCCCGACGCCTTCGCCCTCGTGGGCCACCCCTTCGGCAAGAAGCTCTTCGGCGACCACAACCTCATTTACATGACCGGCCAAGAACACAAGGACCTACGACGTCGTATCGCCCCCAACTTCACCCCTAAGGCCCTCTCAACCTACACCGCCCTGCAGCAGATCATCATCCTCCACCACTTGCAAAACTGGCTCCGACTCTCCTCACAGGCCCTACCCGACCCGATCACCCTCCGGTTTCTCGTCCGCGACATGAACCTCGAGACTTCTCAGACCGTCTTCGTCGGGCCCTACCTGAGCCCCGCCGCCCGCGAGAAGTTCAAATCCGACTACAATTTGTTCAACGTCGGCCTCATGAAGCTCCCTATCGACCTTCCCGGCACCGCGTTTCGAAACGCTAGGCTCGCTGTGAGCCGCCTTGTCGAAACGCTCTCCGTTTGCGCCGAACGGAGCAAGGCCAGAATGGAGATTGCAAATTCCGAGCCTACTTGTCTCATCGACTTCTGGATGCACGAAACTGTTCAGGAGCTCCGAAATGCAGCTCAGGCCGGTTCCCCCGAACCGGCGGTCATCAGCGAAGTAGAGATCGGGGCGCACCTCTTCGACTTCCTCTTCGCGGCTCAGGACGCTTCCACGTCTTCGTTACTGTGGGCGGTGACGCTGCTCGACTCTCACCCGGAGGTTTTGGCCAAGGTCCGGGAAGAGGTCGCCGGAATTTGGTCGCCGGATTCGGACAGTCTGATCACGGCGGAACAGCTCTCGCGAATGAAGTACACGCACGCGGTGGGGCGTGAGGTCGTGAGGTACAGAGCTCCGGCGACTATGGTCCCGCACATTGCCTCAATTGACTTTCCGTTAACCGAGACGTACACGATCCCGAAGGGCACCATTGTGTTCCCCTCGGCTTACGAGTCGTGCCTTCAGGGATTCAGTGATCCGGAGCGCTTCGACCCGGACCGGTTTTCCGACGAGAGGCAGGAAGACCGGATTTACAAGAGGAATTACTTGGCGTTCGGGGCCGGGGCCCACCAGTGTGTGGGCCAGAGGTACGCTTTGAATCATCTCGTCCTCTTCATCGCCATGTTCTGTACGTTGATTGATTTCAAGAGGCAGAGGACGGACGGCTGCGATGACATCGAGTTTGTCCCCACCATCTGCCCCAAAGACGATTGCAAGGTTTTCTTGTCCCCGCGGTGCACACGATTACCTTCCCTGTAA